The proteins below are encoded in one region of Phaseolus vulgaris cultivar G19833 chromosome 1, P. vulgaris v2.0, whole genome shotgun sequence:
- the LOC137814375 gene encoding eukaryotic translation initiation factor 3 subunit A, protein MTSFLKPENALKRAEELINVGQKQDALQTLHDLITSKRYRAWQKTLERIMFKYVELCVDMRKGRFAKDGLIQYRIICQQVNVSSLEEVIKHFMHLSTEKAEQARSQAQALEEALDVDDLEADKRPEDLMLSYVSGEKGKDRSDRELVTPWFKFLWETYRTVLEILRNNSKLEALYAMTAHRAFQFCKQYKRTTEFRRLCEIIRNHLANLNKYRDQRDRPDLSAPESLQLYLDTRVEQLKIATELELWQEAFRSVEDIHGLMCLVKKTPKPSLMVVYYVKLTEIFWISSSHLYHAYAWFRLFLLQKSFNKNLSQKDLQLIASSVVLAALSVPPHDRTHGASHLELEHEKERNLRMANLIGFNLETKPESREMLSRSSLLAELASKGVMSCVTQEVKDVYHLLEHEFHPSDLALKALPLITKISKLGGKLSTASSVPEVQLSQYVPALERLATMRLLQQVSNVYQTMKIETLTGMIPFFDFSVVEKIAVDAVKQKFVSMKVDHMKNVVIFCKTSLESDGLRDHLANFAEQLNKARQMIYPPDRKPSKLGALLPTLTEVVAKEHKRLLARKSIIEKRKEEQERQLLEMEREEESKRLRLQKITEEAEQRRLATEYEQRKNQRILREIEEREIEEAQALLQEAEKRIKKKGKKPIIEGDKITKQTLMELTLTEQLRERQEMEKKLQKLAKTMDYLERAKREEAAPLIEAAYQQRLVEERLLHEREQQQEVEVSKQRHEGDLKEKERLARMMGNKEIYEVRVVSHRQAEFNRLRREREERISRILQSRRQEREKLRKLKYYLKLEEERQQKMHEEEEARKREEAERRKKEEAERLAKLAEIAEKQRQRERELEEKEKQRREALLGRAAEPAPPARPLESVTAPAAAAAAAAAPTPGKYVPKFRRTERTGTDPPPETDRWSNSSSSRQDGDRWRSDDKRTSYVAGGGGSRSSSSWSRNPR, encoded by the exons ATGACATCGTTCTTAAAGCCTGAGAATGCTCTCAAAAGGGCGGAAG AGTTAATCAATGTTGGGCAGAAGCAGGATGCTTTACAGACTCTTCATGACCTCATTACCTCAAAGAGATACAGAGCATGGCAGAAGACACTTGAACGGATTATGTTTAAGTATGTTGAACTTTGTGTGGACATGCGCAAAGGTCGGTTTGCAAAAGATGGACTTATTCAGTATAGGATAATATGTCAGCAAGTCAATGTTAGTTCACTGGAGGAGGTGATCAAACACTTTATGCATCTGTCAACTGAGAAAGCTGAACAAGCTCGGAGTCAAGCACAGGCATTAGAAGAGGCCCTTGATGTTGATGATTTAGAGGCTGATAAAAGGCCAGAGGACTTGATGTTGAGTTATGTCAGTGGTGAGAAAGGAAAGGACAGATCTGATCGAGAGCTTGTTACCCCATGGTTTAAATTTCTTTGGGAAACTTACCGGACAGTGCTCGAGATCTTGCGAAACAACTCAAAACTGGAAGCTTTATATGCT ATGACAGCTCATCGAGCTTTCCAGTTCTGTAAGCAATATAAACGAACAACAGAGTTCCGCAGACTTTGTGAAATCATAAGAAACCATTTGGCTAATCTCAATAAATACCGTGACCAAAGAGATAGGCCTGACCTTTCAGCTCCTGAAAGCTTACAACTGTATCTTGATACTAGAGTTGAGCAGCTGAAAATTGCCACTGAACTTGAACTCTGGCAG GAAGCCTTCAGATCAGTGGAGGATATACATGGACTGATGTGCTTGGTCAAGAAAACTCCCAAGCCATCTTTGATGGTTGTTTACTATGTGAAGCTGACTGAAATATTTTGGATATCGTCAAGTCATCTTTATCATGCATATGCATGGTTCAGGCTCTTTTTATTGCAGAAAAGCTTCAATAAGAATCTGAGCCAGAAGGATTTGCAATTAATAGCTTCGTCTGTTGTTCTGGCTGCACTTTCAGTGCCTCCTCATGACCGCACACATGGTGCGTCTCATTTGGAACTGGAGCATGAAAAAGAGAGAAATTTGAGGATGGCCAATCTCATTGGCTTTAATCTTGAGACTAAACCTGAAAGCAGAGAAATG CTGTCAAGATCATCACTTCTTGCTGAACTG GCATCCAAGGGAGTGATGTCTTGTGTAACTCAGGAAGTGAAAGATGTTTACCATCTTTTGGAACATGAATTTCATCCCTCAGATCTTGCATTGAAAGCGCTGCCCTTGATAACTAAAATCTCAAAGTTAGGGGGCAAGCTTTCTACAGCTTCTTCTGTTCCAGAAGTACAATTGTCTCAATATGTACCAGCACTGGAAAGACTAGCTACCATGAGGTTGCTGCAGCAG GTGTCCAATGTGTACCAGACAATGAAGATTGAGACTTTAACTGGGATGATCCCATTCTTTGACTTTTCTGTAGTTGAAAAGATTGCTGTAGATGCTGTAAAGCAGAAGTTTGTATCCATGAAGGTTGATCACATGAAAAATGTTGTGATTTTTTGCAAAACG AGTCTCGAGTCTGATGGTTTAAGGGATCACTTGGCCAATTTTGCTGAACAATTAAATAAGGCCAGGCAAATGATTTATCCTCCTGATAGGAAACCATCTAAACTTGGAGCTTTACTTCCAACTTTGACAGAGGTTGTTGCCAAAGAACACAAGAGGCTTCTTGCTCGAAAATCAATTATTGAGAAgcggaaagaagaacaagaacgACAGCTTCTTGAAATG GAACGGGAGGAGGAGTCAAAAAGACTAAGACTTCAGAAAATAACAGAAGAAGCAGAACAAAGACGGCTTGCGACAGAGTATGAGCAGAGGAAGAATCAGAGGATCCTCAGAGAGATAGAAGAAAGAGAAATTGAAGAAGCTCAAGCTTTACTCCAAGAAGCTGAAAAACGTATTAAAAAGAAGGGCAAAAAGCCTATCATTGAGGGA GACAAAATCACTAAGCAGACCTTGATGGAGTTAACTTTGACTGAACAACTCCGGGAAAGGCAGGAAATGGAAAAGAAGTTGCAGAAGTTAGCAAAAACAATGGATTATTTGGAAAGAGCGAAAAGAGAAGAGGCTGCACCCCTTATTGAAGCTGCATATCAACAACGTTTAGTGGAAGAGAGACTTCTTCATGAGCGTGAACAACAG CAAGAAGTTGAAGTTAGCAAACAGAGGCATGAGGGAGATCTCAAAGAGAAGGAGAGGCTTGCACGAATGATGGGCAATAAG GAGATATATGAGGTCCGAGTTGTTAGTCATCGCCAAGCAGAGTTTAATAGATTGAGAAGAGAACGGGAAGAGCGAATCTCTAGGATTTTGCAGTCGAGGAGACAGGAGAGGGAAAAACTGAGGAAGTTGAAGTATTATCTGAAATTAGAAGAAGAGAGACAACAAAAAATGCATGAGGAGGAGGAAGCTCGGAAACGTGAAG AGGCTGAAAGGAGAAAGAAGGAAGAGGCTGAACGCTTAGCAAAACTGGCCGAAATAGCTGAAAAACAGAGGCAGAGAGAGCGGGAACTCGAGGAAAAGGAGAAACAAAGGAGAGAAGCATTGTTAGGCAGAGCTGCTGAACCAGCTCCTCCTGCTCGACCATTGGAATCTGTAACAGCTCCTGCTGCAGCAGCTGCAGCCGCTGCTGCTCCAACCCCTGGGAAATATGTGCCTAAGTTCAGGCGAACTGAAAGAACAGGAACTGATCCTCCTCCGGAAACAGACCGCTGGAGTAACAGTAGCAGCAGCAGGCAGGATGGTGACAGGTGGCGTAGTGATGATAAGAGAACTAGTTATGTTGCTGGTGGTGGAGGTTCAAGGTCATCTTCTTCTTGGTCCAGGAATCCCCGTTGA